A genome region from Acipenser ruthenus chromosome 29, fAciRut3.2 maternal haplotype, whole genome shotgun sequence includes the following:
- the LOC117425603 gene encoding odorant receptor 131-2-like, giving the protein MNSSYIPTAITPWADSAATPDRDAFHTAFIKNFIVVFLWFFINSVNGTLVMTFFKHRVFYENPRYMLFIHMVVNDILQLTLAVTLHVVSYIFRSINVSVCCFLLLMAQVSTMNTPLNLAAMAIERYVAICNPLRHSQICTVRRTHILIAVIWAAGLAPPASDLFILLAMQPIGFFHSSLLCYSLNIFRSPYLVYKKQASNSVYLSCVGLILIYTYIRVLFAAKAATTDEASAAKARNTILLHGVQFLMCMLSYVMPLLDVVLLGLFPAQRTVILFVNYLIAYVLPRFLSPIIYGVRDEKFRKHLKGYLFCKSTLLKVGPHTVHSLKIP; this is encoded by the coding sequence ATGAACTCATCCTATATTCCAACTGCCATCACTCCTTGGGCAGATTCTGCAGCCACCCCAGATCGGGATGCTTTTCACACTGCCTTCATTAAAAACTTCATTGTGGTGTTTCTGTGGTTTTTCATCAATTCTgtgaacgggactctggtcatgacGTTCTTCAAACACAGAGTGTTTTATGAGAATCCACGCTACATGCTGTTCATTCACATGGTGGTCAATGATATACTTCAGCTGACTCTGGCAGTGACACTGCATGTTGTCAGTTATATATTCCGTTCAATAAACGTCTCagtctgttgttttttgttgttaatgGCTCAGGTTAGCACTATGAACACCCCTCTGAATCTCGCAGCGATGGCTATTGAGCGTTACGTAGCCATCTGCAACCCCTTGCGTCACTCTCAGATCTGCACCGTCCGCAGGACACACATTCTCATTGCTGTGATCTGGGCTGCAGGTCTCGCTCCTCCAGCATCTGATTTGTTTATTCTTCTTGCAATGCAACCAATAGGGTTTTTTCACTCTTCTCTTCTGTGTTACAGTTTGAATATTTTCAGGTCACCATATCTAGTTTATAAAAAACAAGCTTCGAATTCTGTATATTTGTCTTGTGTTGGGCTTATTTTAATTTACACTTACATCAGAGTCTTGTTTGCAGCGAAGGCAGCCACCACGGACGAGGCATCTGCTGCAAAGGCTCGCAACACCATCCTGCTGCACGGAGTCCAGTTCTTAATGTGTATGCTTTCATATGTCATGCCATTGTTAGACGTTGTTTTGCTCGGTTTATTTCCTGCACAGCGCACGGTCattctgtttgttaattatttgatAGCCTATGTTTTACCAAGATTCCTAAGTCCTATAATCTACGGTGTCAGAGATGAGAAGTTCAGAAAGCACTTGAAGGGGTACCTGTTCTGCAAATCGACATTGCTAAAGGTAGGACCACATACTGTGCATTCTCTAAAGATTCCATAA
- the LOC117425610 gene encoding odorant receptor 131-2-like, translating into MNTTDSLTHHTLTQDEEFFLTKTLLQTNSITKMSCSIFMYLVTNYINGMLVFTYFKHPMFYENPRYVLFIHMVFNDIFEMSVALVLHIWLEIAPFMGVPICYFFLILAVTTTLNTPLNLAVMALERYVVICNPLRHAQICTLRRTYMAIAVIWFIGLIPGTSDLFIVFAVEPLSFFKTSVYCIRENFFRSPAQVYKRIYIKTLYFTVVWLVIVFTYLRIVYAARSASMSEKSSAKKARNTILLHGIQLMLSMLTFIAPFTEYIFWMLPSSWLLDLHYVRFFLVYILPRTLSPVIYGMRDENFRKHFTGYQLCSSAKVKPSKEIVTISYKD; encoded by the coding sequence ATGAACACGACTGATTCTCTGACTCATCACACCCTAACACAAGATGAAGAATTCTTCCTCACGAAAACCCTTTTGCAAACAAATTCTATCACTAAAATGTCCTGCAGCATATTCATGTACCTCGTAACCAATTACATCAACGGCATGCTGGTTTTCACCTACTTTAAACACCCCATGTTTTATGAGAACCCGCGCTACGTCTTGTTCATTCACATGGTGTTTAATGATATATTCGAGATGAGTGTTGCATTGGTTTTGCACATTTGGCTTGAGATTGCACCTTTTATGGGGGTCCCGATATGTTATTTTTTCTTGATACTTGCTGTCACCACAACCCTGAACACCCCTTTGAATCTAGCTGTTATGGCTCTTGAGCGCTACGTTGTAATCTGTAACCCCTTGCGGCACGCTCAGATCTGTACCCTCCGCAGGACGTACATGGCTATCGCTGTGATCTGGTTCATAGGGCTCATCCCCGGAACGAGCGATCTCTTCATTGTCTTCGCTGTGGAGCCACTGAGCTTCTTCAAGACGTCCGTTTACTGCATTCGGGAGAATTTCTTCAGGAGTCCCGCTCAGGTATATAAGAGAATATACATCAAGACATTATATTTCACTGTTGTCTGGCTAGTCATTGTGTTTACATATCTCCGAATCGTTTATGCAGCAAGGTCAGCCAGCATGTCTGAAAAGTCTTCAGCTAAGAAGGCTCGGAACACCATCCTGCTCCATGGAATCCAGCTAATGTTGAGCATGCTTACATTCATAGCTCCCTTCACTGAGTATATCTTCTGGATGTTGCCTTCCAGTTGGCTCCTGGACCTTCACTATGTTAGATTCTTCTTAGTATACATCTTACCAAGAACTTTAAGTCCTGTGATCTATGGGATGAGGGATGAGAATTTTAGAAAGCATTTCACAGGGTACCAGTTGTGTTCATCAGCAAAAGTTAAACCAAGCAAAGAAATTGTAACCATCAGCTATAAAGATTAG
- the LOC117964520 gene encoding odorant receptor 131-2-like, whose protein sequence is MFDTTFRGDAATIQVRDIFSTALAKNIITVFVWLCLSYINGALVLTFFKNQVFYEDPRYILFIHMVINDAVQLTVAMTLFVVSYVFFRISVFVCFSLIFLAYFTNMNTPLSLAAMAIERYVAICNPLRAVPAITDLFITLAIEPVDFFHSSIFCIHSNMFRAPAVYYKRQAFDILYFSFVSLTIIYTYLRIMFAARAATTDRSSAAKARNTILLHGVQLLMCMLTYVRPVLEVALVGVFPKHVLEIRYAYYLVIYILPRFLSPVVYGVRDDKLRKYLKGYFVCKLQRVRPITLLER, encoded by the exons ATGTTTGACACGACCTTCAGAGGAGATGCAGCAACCATTCAAGTCAGAGACATTTTCAGCACAGCCCTCGCTAAAAATATCATCACTGTGTTTGTCTGGCTGTGTCTCAGTTACATCAATGGGGCTCTGGTCCTCACGTTCTTCAAAAATCAAGTATTTTACGAGGATCCGCGATACATTCTGTTCATCCACATGGTCATCAATGATGCTGTTCAGCTGACTGTTGCAATGACTTTATTTGTTGTGAGTTATGTTTTCTTCAGAATCAGTGTGTTTGTCTGCTTCAGTCTTATTTTCCTTGCTTACTTTACCAATATGAACACCCCTCTGAGTCTCGCAGCGATGGCTATTGAGCGTTACGTAGCCATCTGCAACCCCTTGC GTGCTGTCCCTGCAATAACAGACCTGTTTATTACTTTAGCAATAGAACCTGTAGATTTTTTCCACTCATCTATTTTCTGTATTCATAGTAATATGTTTAGGGCACCTGCAGTATATTATAAAAGACAGGCATTTGATATCTTGTACTTCTCTTTTGTTTCTCTCACTATAATTTACACTTATTTGAGGATCATGTTTGCAGCAAGGGCAGCCACCACTGACAGATCTTCTGCTGCAAAGGCTCGCAACACCATCCTGCTGCACGGAGTCCAGCTGTTAATGTGCATGCTGACGTACGTCAGGCCTGTATTAGAGGTGGCTCTGGTTGGTGTTTTCCCAAAACATGTTTTAGAAATCCGATATGCTTATTATTTGGTAATATATATTCTACCTAGATTCCTGAGTCCAGTAGTCTATGGTGTCAGAGATGACAAGCTTCGAAAATACCTTAAAGGTTACTTTGTGTGTAAACTCCAACGAGTTAGACCGATTACACTTCTGGAAAGATAA
- the LOC117425638 gene encoding odorant receptor 131-2-like encodes MFDTTFRGDAATIQVRDIFSTALAKNIIVVFVWLCLSYINGALVLTFFKNQVFYEDPRYILFIHMVINDAVQLTVAMTLFVVSYVFFRISVFVCFSLIFVAYFATMNTPLNLAVMAIERYIAICNPLRPDLFITLATEPVDFFHSSIFCIHSNMFRAPAVYYKGQAFDILYFSFVSLTIIYTYLRIMFAARAATTDRSSAAKARNTILLHGVQLLMCMLTYVRPVLEVALVGAFPKHVLEIRYAYYLVIYILPRFLSPVVYGVRDDKLRKYLKGYFVCKLQRVLSDLQASLSAALPQFLGRVLPERSAPEHELLLPTVLVFPSVPQEEWVEPPGRLLSVGRVTEVALHTAEKKQLYAICI; translated from the exons ATGTTTGACACGACCTTCAGAGGAGATGCAGCAACCATTCAAGTTAGAGACATTTTCAGCACAGCCCTCGCTAAAAATATCATCGTTGTGTTTGTCTGGCTGTGTCTCAGTTACATCAACGGGGCTCTGGTCCTCACGTTCTTCAAAAACCAAGTATTTTACGAGGATCCGCGATACATTCTGTTCATCCACATGGTCATCAATGATGCTGTTCAGCTGACTGTTGCAATGACTTTATTTGTTGTGAGTTATGTTTTCTTCAGAATCAGTGTGTTTGTCTGCTTCAGTCTTATTTTCGTTGCTTACTTTGCCACTATGAACACTCCTTTGAATCTCGCAGTGATGGCTATTGAGCGTTACATAGCCATCTGCAACCCCTTGCGTC CAGACCTGTTTATTACTTTAGCCACAGAACCTGTAGATTTTTTCCACTCATCTATTTTCTGTATTCATAGTAATATGTTTAGGGCACCTGCAGTATATTATAAAGGTCAGGCATTTGATATCTTGTACTTCTCTTTTGTTTCTCTCACTATAATTTACACTTATTTGAGGATCATGTTTGCAGCAAGGGCAGCCACCACTGACAGATCTTCTGCTGCAAAGGCTCGCAACACCATCCTGCTGCACGGAGTCCAGCTGTTAATGTGCATGCTGACGTACGTCAGGCCTGTATTAGAGGTAGCTCTGGTTGGTGCTTTCCCAAAACATGTTTTAGAAATCCGATATGCTTATTATTTGGTAATATATATTCTACCTAGATTCCTGAGTCCAGTAGTCTATGGTGTCAGAGATGACAAGCTTCGAAAATACCTTAAAGGTTACTTTGTGTGTAAACTCCAACGA GTCCTGAGTGACCTACAGGCCTCCCTCAGTGCAGCTCTCCCCCAGTTCCTGGGCAGGGTTCTGCCAGAGCGCTCGGCCCCAGAGCACGAGCTCCTGCTCCCCACAGTGCTGGTCTTCCCTTCAGTGCCACAAGAGGAGTGGGTGGAGCCGCCTGGCAGACTGCTGTCAGTGGGAAGAGTGACAGAggtggctctccacacagcagaaAAGAAACAGCTGTATGCAATCTGtatttga
- the LOC117425647 gene encoding odorant receptor 131-2-like, protein MNSTTGPFDTTFRGDAATIQVRDTFSTALAKNIIVVFVWLCLSYINGALVLTFFKNQVFYEDPRYILFIHMVINDAVQLTVALTLFVVSYVFFRINVAFCSFFILIAVFTTMNTPLSLAAMAIERYVAICNPLRAVPAITDLFITLAIEPVGFFHSSVFCLRDTVFRAPFLSYKRHAFDGIYFSFVCLTVIYTYLKIMFVAKAANNDAAKARNTILLHGLQLLMCLLSYGIQPLQSALVFIFPSHYVNIFYIIYLLVYILPRFLSPIVYGVRDQNFRKYLKQYFVCKGGGYGRAALSESLYSLSMEPLLHQLRENLTGQAVHRVLSDLQASLSAALPQFLGRVLPERSAPEHELLLPTVLVFPSVPQEEWVEPPGRLLSVGRVTEVALHTAEKKQLYAICI, encoded by the exons ATGAACTCTACTACAGGACCGTTTGACACAACCTTCAGAGGAGATGCAGCAACCATTCAAGTCAGAGACACTTTCAGCACAGCCCTCGCTAAAAATATCATCGTTGTGTTTGTCTGGCTGTGTCTCAGTTACATCAACGGGGCTCTGGTCCTCACGTTCTTCAAAAACCAAGTATTTTACGAGGATCCGCGATACATTCTGTTCATCCACATGGTCATCAATGATGCTGTTCAGCTGACTGTTGCATTGACTTTATTTGTTGTGAGTTATGTTTTCTTCAGAATTAATGTCGCCTTCTGCAGCTTTTTTATATTAATTGCTGTCTTTACCACTATGAACACCCCTCTGAGTCTCGCAGCGATGGCTATTGAGCGTTACGTAGCTATCTGCAACCCCTTGC GTGCTGTCCCTGCAATAACAGACCTGTTTATTACATTAGCAATAGAACCTGTAGGTTTTTTCCACTCATCTGTGTTCTGCCTGCGTGATACAGTTTTTAGAGCTCCCTTCCTGTCTTATAAAAGACATGCTTTCGATGgtatatatttttcctttgtttgtcTCACTGTAATCTATACTTATTTAAAGATCATGTTTGTAGCAAAGGCAGCTAACAATGATGCTGCAAAGGCTCGCAACACCATCCTGCTGCATGGACTCCAACTGCTAATGTGCTTGCTGTCGTACGGGATTCAGCCACTACAGTCAGCCCTGGTGTTTATTTTCCCAAGCCACTATGTCAATATCTTCTATATTATCTATTTATTAGTATATATTTTGCCAAGATTTCTCAGCCCAATCGTCTATGGTGTCAGGGACCAGAACTTTAGGAAGTACTTGAAACAGTACTTTGTGTGCAAAGG AGGGGGATACGGCAGAGCTGCTCTCTCAGAGAGTCTCTACTCCCTCTCtatggagcccctgctgcaccagCTCAGGGAGAACCTGACTGGACAGGCAGTGCACAGG GTCCTGAGTGACCTACAGGCCTCCCTCAGTGCAGCTCTCCCCCAGTTCCTGGGCAGGGTTCTGCCAGAGCGCTCGGCCCCAGAGCACGAGCTCCTGCTCCCCACAGTGCTGGTCTTCCCTTCAGTGCCACAAGAGGAGTGGGTGGAGCCGCCTGGCAGACTGCTGTCAGTGGGAAGAGTGACAGAggtggctctccacacagcagaaAAGAAACAGCTGTATGCAATCTGtatttga
- the LOC117964522 gene encoding odorant receptor 131-2-like, with translation MNSTVIPPETAFVLNNPTRDSFNTALAKNIIVVFVWLCLSYINATVVLTFFRNPIFSEEPRYILFIHMVINDAVQLTVTVTLYIVSYVFFKINVSFCSVLILLALFATMNTPLNLAAMAIERYVAICNPLRHSQICTVRRTCILIALIWVAGLAPLLFDWVVFFATESLSFFHSSIFCIHRNMFRSPLLYYKGQAFDILYFSFVSLTIIYTYLRIMFAARAATTDRSSAAKARNTILLHGVQLLMCMLTYVTPHIELALLYIFQGRISDSRYVTYLVVYILPRFLSPIIYGLRDKKFRKYLKRYFVCKPQKVQPVDR, from the coding sequence ATGAACTCTACTGTAATTCCACCTGAAACAGCCTTCGTGTTAAATAACCCAACCAGGGACTCATTTAACACAGCCCTGGCAAAGAATATCATTGTTGTGTTTGTCTGGCTGTGTCTCAGTTACATCAATGCCACTGTAGTCCTCACATTCTTCAGAAACCCCATATTTTCCGAGGAGCCCCGCTACATTCTGTTTATTCACATGGTAATCAATGATGCTGTTCAGCTGACTGTTACAGTGACTTTATACATTGTAAGTTATGTTTTCTTCAAAATCAATGTCTCCTTCTGCAGCGTTCTGATATTGCTTGCTCTGTTTGCAACTATGAACACTCCTCTGAATCTTGCAGCGATGGCTATTGAGCGTTACGTAGCCATCTGCAACCCCTTGCGTCACTCTCAGATCTGCACCGTCCGCAGGACATGCATTCTCATTGCTCTGATCTGGGTTGCAGGTCTCGCTCCTTTGTTATTCGACTGGGTAGTTTTTTTTGCAACCGAATCTTTAAGTTTTTTTCACTCATCTATTTTCTGTATTCATAGAAATATGTTTAGGTCacctttattatattataaaGGTCAGGCATTTGATATCTTGTACTTCTCTTTTGTTTCTCTCACTATAATTTACACTTATTTGAGGATCATGTTTGCAGCAAGGGCAGCCACCACTGACAGATCTTCTGCTGCGAAGGCTCGCAACACCATCCTGCTGCACGGAGTCCAGCTGTTAATGTGCATGCTGACGTATGTAACACCTCACATAGAATTGGCTCTATTGTATATTTTCCAAGGACGTATTTCCGATAGTCGATACGTTACTTATTTGGTGGTTTACATTTTACCAAGATTCCTGAGTCCAATAATCTATGGTCTCAGGGACAAGAAGTTTAGAAAATACTTGAAAAGGTACTTTGTATGTAAACCTCAAAAAGTCCAGCCGGTTGACAGGTAA
- the LOC117422441 gene encoding odorant receptor 131-2-like has protein sequence MNSTEDPSDTTLNSSGASAQTRDTFDTAVAKNVIIVFLCIFINYINGTLVFTFFKNRMFHEASRYILFIHMVINDIIQLTVAVTLFVVSYILFKINASFCCFLLSVAIFASMNTPLSLAAMAIERYVAICNPLRAVSILPDVFILLATAPLSFFHSSVFCARDYVFRSPDLVQKRSILHAVYLAFVWLTLTYTYFRILFTAKAATTDATSAAKARNTILLHGVQLLLCMLTYIGPTLEYSLLYIFPGKSLEIRYFIYLVVQVLPRFLSPMTYGVRDQMFRKYLKRHFLCKTIKDGQLHPNNNHQTS, from the exons ATGAACTCTACTGAGGACCCATCTGACACTACCTTGAACAGCAGCGGAGCCTCAGCTCAAACCAGAGATACTTTTGACACAGCCGTCGCAAAAAATGTCATTATTGTTTTTCTGTGCATTTTCATCAACTACATCAACGGGACTCTGGTCTTCACATTCTTTAAGAATCGAATGTTTCACGAGGCATCACGATACATCCTGTTCATTCACATGGTAATCAATGATATTATTCAGTTAACTGTTGCAGTGACATTATTTGTAGTGAGttacatattatttaaaatcaaTGCCTCCTTCTGTTGTTTTCTATTGTCCGTTGCCATCTTTGCCAGTATGAACACTCCTCTGAGTCTCGCAGCGATGGCTATTGAGCGTTACGTAGCCATCTGCAACCCCTTGC GTGCCGTTTCCATATTGCCAGATGTGTTTATCCTTTTGGCAACAGCGCCATTAAGCTTCTTCCACTCATCTGTTTTCTGCGCTCGCGATTACGTTTTCAGGTCACCTGATCTAGTTCAGAAGAGAAGCATTTTACATGCTGTCTACTTAGCTTTTGTTTGGCTTACTTTAACGTACACTTATTTCAGAATCCTGTTTACAGCGAAGGCAGCCACCACGGACGCGACTTCTGCTGCAAAGGCTCGCAACACCATCCTGCTGCACGGGGTCCAGCTGTTACTGTGCATGCTAACGTACATCGGACCTACTCTGGAATACAGTCTCTTATATATCTTTCCAGGGAAGTCATTAGAAATACGATACTTTATTTACTTGGTAGTTCAGGTACTGCCCAGGTTCCTGAGTCCCATGACCTATGGTGTCAGAGATCAAATGTTTAGAAAGTACCTGAAAAGACACTTTTTATGCAAGACCATCAAAGATGGACAGCTTCACCCCAATAACAATCACCAGACATCATGA